A stretch of the Nitrospirota bacterium genome encodes the following:
- a CDS encoding alpha/beta hydrolase, translating to MSLLDRFFVYHPAPWIDRDWARVSGLPLQEVWFQAEDGTKLFGWYVENRATPVVLLWCHGNAGNIIHRLENLVELYRLGFSVFLFDYRGYGRSQGRPTEEGMYQDALAAYDYLATSRHVAPERLLLFGRSLGGAVAGHVAVRRQAAGLILEGAFPSVAAVARAHYFGLPVDWLLGAEFNLTDRLAVLSLPVLVIHGGRDEIIPAELGRQVFDAARAPKDFYLVPGADHNDLYVVGGRAYFQRLRQFAEQVVRVR from the coding sequence ATGAGTCTCCTCGACCGATTTTTCGTCTACCATCCGGCGCCCTGGATCGACCGGGACTGGGCCCGTGTCAGCGGATTGCCGCTGCAGGAGGTCTGGTTTCAGGCCGAGGATGGGACGAAGCTCTTCGGCTGGTACGTGGAGAATCGGGCGACGCCTGTGGTCCTGCTCTGGTGTCACGGCAATGCAGGGAACATCATCCACCGGCTGGAGAATCTTGTCGAACTGTACCGATTGGGCTTCTCCGTCTTTCTCTTCGATTACCGCGGCTACGGCCGCAGCCAAGGCCGGCCCACCGAGGAGGGGATGTACCAGGATGCGCTGGCCGCTTATGACTACCTCGCCACCAGCAGGCATGTGGCTCCGGAACGCCTACTGCTCTTCGGCCGTTCGCTCGGTGGAGCTGTGGCCGGGCATGTGGCGGTCCGGCGGCAGGCAGCCGGGCTGATCCTGGAGGGGGCCTTTCCGTCCGTTGCAGCCGTGGCCCGCGCCCATTACTTCGGGCTGCCGGTGGACTGGCTGCTGGGGGCGGAGTTCAACCTGACCGACCGGTTGGCGGTATTGTCCCTGCCCGTGTTGGTCATTCATGGTGGGCGGGACGAGATCATCCCCGCCGAGCTGGGCCGGCAAGTGTTCGACGCGGCGCGGGCGCCCAAGGACTTTTACCTGGTTCCGGGGGCCGACCATAACGACCTCTATGTGGTCGGCGGGCGGGCTTATTTCCAACGGCTGCGGCAGTTTGCGGAACAGGTCGTCAGGGTGAGATGA
- a CDS encoding adenylate/guanylate cyclase domain-containing protein — protein MTRSTKRRLLVSGALALAVASLLTAAYRLTFLSTTQIHSTDFLFASQGTDPAQATVIVGIDQRSYRALLPRYGPLVNWPRTLYAQAVDRLHEAGARVVAFDIFFDAPTPEDPTVAAAIRRAGIVVTPVEAQGPKDLVPRPGIAQEFDVFVRPTAAIRDAAVAEGFVNVTTDQDTVVRSLPLQLTAGPDIVPALALTAVARFVRRPGVIDEPAAGALIFGAGRAIPVGQTGSMRINFLGGPSSPEHGGPFTILPFASILDSSFNPALVRDKIVLIGLTIRGVDEFATPTTAETRMWGVEVLANAVETILRQRFLVPVSDGTTILLIVASAVLASLLVAVGGPRHAALGVIGALGLYWLAAGLLFDNGVVLNLVYPPGALLLGFAAAMVYRVAFEQAEQKMIRGVMARYLSPSVSHWALKDPERLKLGGDTRTMTVLFSDLRGFTTLSHALEPQALVALLNEYMTAMTEIVFRHDGVLDKYIGDAIMAFWNAPMAQPDHARRACRTALDMIARLRLLNADWQRRGLRNLDVGIGINTGPMVVGNMGSRDRLAYTVMGDTVNVAARLEGLSKEYGTRLVVGEAVKAEAGEAFLYRFLDLVAVKGRAEPLAVYEVLSRAGELEPARAAFVTAYERGIALYRSRRWAEAAALFETIQADMPEDGPSSLYLRRSRALLASPPPEDWNGVYVAQHK, from the coding sequence ATGACGCGGAGCACCAAGCGGCGGTTGCTCGTCAGCGGCGCGCTGGCCCTGGCGGTCGCCTCGCTGTTGACCGCAGCCTACCGCTTGACCTTCTTGTCCACGACCCAGATCCACAGCACCGATTTCCTGTTTGCGTCGCAAGGGACGGACCCGGCGCAGGCCACGGTGATCGTCGGCATCGACCAGCGCAGCTACCGCGCCCTGCTCCCCCGGTACGGTCCGCTGGTGAACTGGCCCAGGACCCTCTATGCCCAGGCGGTGGACCGGCTGCATGAAGCCGGCGCCAGGGTCGTAGCGTTCGATATTTTCTTCGATGCGCCCACGCCGGAAGACCCGACGGTCGCGGCGGCCATCCGGCGGGCGGGGATCGTCGTCACCCCGGTCGAAGCCCAGGGCCCCAAGGACCTCGTCCCGCGTCCCGGTATTGCCCAGGAGTTCGACGTCTTCGTGCGTCCCACCGCCGCGATCAGGGATGCGGCCGTCGCCGAAGGGTTCGTCAACGTGACCACCGACCAGGACACGGTGGTCCGCAGCTTGCCGCTCCAACTGACAGCCGGGCCCGACATCGTGCCGGCGCTGGCCCTGACCGCCGTGGCGCGCTTCGTCCGGCGGCCCGGCGTGATCGACGAACCGGCGGCCGGGGCCCTGATCTTCGGCGCCGGGCGGGCCATTCCCGTCGGACAGACCGGCAGCATGCGGATCAATTTCCTCGGCGGCCCCTCCAGTCCCGAGCATGGCGGCCCGTTCACGATCCTGCCTTTCGCTTCGATTCTGGACAGTTCTTTCAACCCGGCGCTGGTACGGGACAAGATCGTGCTGATCGGCCTAACGATCCGCGGGGTGGATGAGTTTGCCACCCCGACCACGGCGGAGACACGTATGTGGGGCGTCGAGGTCCTGGCCAACGCGGTGGAAACCATTCTCCGTCAGCGGTTCCTGGTCCCTGTGTCGGACGGGACCACCATCCTCTTGATCGTCGCCTCGGCCGTCCTGGCCTCGCTGCTGGTGGCGGTCGGCGGCCCGCGCCATGCCGCCCTCGGGGTGATCGGGGCCCTCGGCCTGTATTGGTTGGCCGCCGGCCTGCTGTTTGACAACGGAGTGGTGCTCAATCTCGTCTACCCGCCCGGCGCGCTGCTGCTCGGCTTCGCCGCCGCCATGGTCTACCGCGTGGCCTTCGAGCAGGCGGAGCAGAAGATGATCCGGGGCGTCATGGCCCGCTATCTGTCGCCGTCCGTCAGCCACTGGGCGCTGAAGGACCCGGAGCGGCTGAAGCTGGGCGGCGACACCAGGACCATGACGGTGCTCTTCTCCGATCTGCGCGGCTTTACCACCCTGTCCCACGCGCTGGAACCCCAGGCGCTGGTGGCCCTGCTGAACGAATACATGACGGCGATGACCGAGATCGTGTTCCGGCACGACGGGGTGCTGGACAAGTATATCGGCGACGCGATCATGGCCTTCTGGAACGCCCCGATGGCACAGCCGGACCATGCCCGGCGCGCCTGCCGCACCGCGCTCGACATGATCGCACGGCTCCGCTTGCTGAACGCCGACTGGCAACGACGGGGCCTGCGCAACCTGGATGTGGGGATCGGCATCAACACCGGTCCGATGGTCGTGGGGAACATGGGCTCGCGGGACCGGCTCGCGTACACGGTGATGGGGGACACGGTGAACGTCGCGGCGCGGCTGGAGGGCCTCAGCAAGGAATATGGGACCAGGCTCGTGGTCGGCGAGGCCGTCAAGGCCGAGGCAGGCGAGGCCTTTCTCTACCGGTTTCTCGACCTCGTCGCGGTGAAAGGGCGGGCGGAGCCGTTGGCGGTCTATGAAGTGTTGAGCCGGGCGGGCGAGCTCGAACCGGCGAGAGCGGCCTTCGTGACCGCCTACGAGCGGGGCATCGCGCTCTACCGATCCCGGCGGTGGGCGGAGGCGGCGGCTTTGTTCGAAACGATCCAGGCCGACATGCCAGAGGACGGACCCAGTTCGCTCTACCTGCGCCGCAGCCGGGCCTTGCTGGCTTCGCCCCCGCCCGAGGATTGGAACGGGGTCTACGTGGCCCAGCACAAGTAA
- a CDS encoding VacJ family lipoprotein: MQDKLMIRWMFGAGFALGVVGLSGCATGSDSLGSLDATLGLPSVTVSVAGTDGDGRSLMDALSGVTMPSVQSEHSSAVPSSSEDRSATPPVLAQADGASHLGPHDTSPAQGLQAPSQLSPQETSPAQPEAPPPPVEKVVAPQAQAAEPPAAPTAEPVTSEPVKDENYDPFAKAEGSADGMEEYDPWEVLNVKTFLFNRKLDEWIVKPVATAYDTVVPDGAEHGLSNIFHNMRTVPRLINNLFQGKFKGAGIEFGRFLLNTSFGWGGYFDFAKEAYGITTPDEDFGQTLGAYGTKPGPYLVIPILGSYTVRDISGFVVDLALDPFNILLFPFVDVKSWPQVVTNEDTILFAQIGIRAGYMANERAINIETTFEGVEETVVDLYGAVRNAYLQKRARAIRE; this comes from the coding sequence GTGCAGGACAAGCTGATGATTCGCTGGATGTTCGGTGCGGGCTTTGCGTTGGGGGTGGTCGGCTTGAGCGGATGCGCCACCGGCTCCGATTCCCTGGGCAGCCTCGACGCGACTTTGGGCCTGCCTTCCGTGACCGTTTCGGTGGCAGGAACGGATGGGGACGGACGAAGCCTGATGGACGCGCTGTCCGGCGTCACGATGCCATCGGTGCAGTCGGAGCACTCTTCCGCGGTGCCGTCCTCTTCCGAAGATCGGTCGGCAACCCCTCCGGTGCTGGCCCAGGCTGACGGGGCCAGCCATCTTGGCCCCCATGACACGAGTCCGGCCCAGGGCCTCCAGGCCCCGAGTCAGCTCAGCCCGCAGGAAACGAGCCCTGCTCAGCCGGAAGCCCCTCCGCCTCCGGTTGAGAAAGTCGTTGCGCCACAGGCCCAAGCGGCCGAGCCGCCGGCAGCACCCACAGCGGAGCCCGTGACGAGCGAGCCGGTCAAAGATGAGAACTACGATCCGTTTGCCAAGGCTGAAGGCTCGGCCGACGGAATGGAAGAATACGATCCCTGGGAAGTGCTCAACGTCAAGACGTTCCTGTTCAACCGCAAGCTGGACGAATGGATCGTCAAACCCGTGGCCACGGCCTACGATACAGTCGTGCCGGATGGCGCGGAGCACGGGCTCAGCAACATCTTCCACAATATGCGCACGGTGCCCCGCCTGATCAACAATTTGTTCCAAGGCAAGTTCAAAGGCGCCGGGATCGAGTTCGGCCGGTTCCTGCTCAATACCTCTTTCGGGTGGGGCGGTTATTTCGATTTCGCCAAGGAAGCCTATGGGATTACGACGCCGGACGAAGATTTCGGTCAGACTCTGGGAGCCTACGGTACGAAGCCCGGTCCCTATCTGGTGATCCCGATCCTCGGCTCCTACACGGTCCGGGACATCAGCGGTTTCGTGGTCGATTTGGCCCTCGATCCCTTCAACATCCTGCTGTTCCCCTTCGTGGACGTCAAGAGTTGGCCGCAGGTGGTGACCAATGAAGATACGATCCTCTTTGCCCAGATCGGCATCCGGGCCGGGTATATGGCGAACGAGCGGGCCATCAACATCGAGACGACTTTTGAAGGCGTGGAGGAAACCGTCGTGGACCTCTACGGAGCGGTCCGCAACGCGTATCTGCAAAAGCGGGCCAGAGCGATCCGAGAATAG
- a CDS encoding CBS domain-containing protein, with protein MRVGGCDGGLLPILRSLLRNQRRLAFGLGFAYLVGTIGGERIVSQTATEKKASLTGTVHTAPEDISVKDVARLMTARGIGSVVVVDERTMPIGIITDRDIVVRVTAAGQDARSVLVGAAMSKPLVTITKSQDIGTAVGVMVRHGIRQLPIVDETGRLASILTLDDILRFKLADPAELTQIVRDRPQSLPPEPGAKSLAPGMPAQEASKAFETGLDFKPAVSSSDAGTATSSARPVASLTRTTKVVTMVRRRRRRTMLEEVRYLIFANKTWVAVLLALAGLLVLVSFFLAYFGDRFDSYSQSRYEPKDEERRVYMEERQRLHGGKVPSR; from the coding sequence ATGCGGGTGGGCGGGTGTGACGGTGGCCTTTTGCCCATCCTGCGGTCCTTGTTACGAAATCAGAGAAGGCTTGCCTTCGGCTTGGGCTTTGCTTACCTTGTGGGAACGATCGGAGGTGAGCGCATCGTGAGCCAAACCGCAACCGAGAAGAAAGCCAGCTTGACGGGCACCGTCCATACCGCACCGGAGGATATTTCGGTGAAGGACGTGGCGCGGCTCATGACGGCCCGGGGCATCGGGTCGGTCGTGGTGGTGGATGAACGGACGATGCCGATCGGGATCATCACCGACCGGGACATTGTGGTGCGGGTGACGGCTGCGGGACAGGATGCCAGATCGGTCCTGGTGGGCGCCGCCATGTCCAAACCCTTGGTGACGATCACGAAGAGCCAGGACATCGGCACGGCCGTCGGCGTGATGGTCCGTCATGGCATTCGCCAACTGCCCATCGTGGATGAGACCGGGCGCCTGGCGTCCATCCTGACGCTGGACGATATCCTGCGGTTCAAGCTGGCCGATCCGGCCGAGCTGACTCAGATCGTCCGGGACCGGCCGCAGTCCTTGCCTCCGGAGCCGGGGGCCAAATCCCTTGCGCCGGGGATGCCGGCGCAAGAGGCGTCGAAAGCTTTTGAGACCGGGTTGGACTTTAAGCCGGCTGTTTCATCCTCCGATGCGGGAACGGCGACCTCGTCTGCGCGGCCGGTGGCCTCCCTGACGAGAACGACCAAGGTCGTGACGATGGTCAGGCGCCGCCGCCGCCGCACCATGCTCGAAGAAGTCCGATACCTGATCTTTGCCAACAAAACCTGGGTGGCGGTGCTCCTCGCGCTGGCGGGACTCCTCGTTCTCGTGTCCTTCTTCCTGGCCTACTTCGGCGATCGGTTCGATTCCTATTCGCAAAGCCGCTATGAACCCAAGGACGAAGAGCGCCGGGTCTACATGGAGGAGCGGCAGCGGCTGCATGGAGGGAAAGTCCCGTCCCGGTGA